In a single window of the Thermodesulfobacteriota bacterium genome:
- a CDS encoding HD domain-containing protein, which yields MSDRFAREKDQILSQFIIHHEVGDAEVGVLAERLDRALARADEFHRGQVRKTGEEYIWHTVRTAMEVSRFGRIIDWASVEAALLHDTLEDTVYTYPELRSEFPDAAELVLALTKIKDSRVHTYQKLFSFVLQDIRVLLVKLADRLDNLESLQIFKRDKQVRIARESAEMYANICRRLCMLDLAERLTEKIGPILTPEQFAIFQRAQLELKEGWVRPLEELRAKLAAVFPGDLGVRAEYRWNRFRPDVAPVPENLFTVRLVTETSEDAYRALGRIHLNFRALPGTFADTLSVPRKNGYRALETRVSYQGRIVNFYLASRAADRFNRLGLLSMDITSPQFNLEYMDDLREFLQNEAMDIQDFLRFHRPDAVQVTSPKGEVFSLEEGATALDYAFAVHEQLGLRALAARVNNHEVPLATVLRPGDRVEIVTAGQNVADDRYLAWAHTRKALASLRRAMNRRQAERAAQTGRHWLLQAARSHGLSPDDALQAVAQRAAAADLSEDEVYARVCLGQEDIGDILGLPPGGGRKLPGSALLRRWRGRDDDRRKVRRYDFSDPHIRFCPRCIPLEGDEIQGVPEEGRLLVHRQECPLLADSLRLPLAWDRTERGAPRDVDTVEMELRLSDGPGILYSLLTPFKELNLEVRNLRLPQRGDHTLAIQFDPGTDRTLNRLLRALRKNGFVEEVRVFRSVV from the coding sequence GTGTCGGATCGCTTCGCACGGGAAAAGGATCAGATCCTCAGCCAGTTCATCATCCACCACGAGGTGGGAGACGCCGAGGTGGGCGTGCTGGCCGAGCGGCTGGACCGCGCCCTGGCGCGGGCAGACGAGTTCCACCGGGGGCAGGTGCGGAAGACCGGCGAGGAGTACATCTGGCACACCGTGCGCACGGCCATGGAGGTGAGCCGGTTCGGCCGGATCATCGACTGGGCCTCGGTGGAGGCGGCGCTGCTCCACGACACCCTCGAAGACACGGTCTACACCTATCCGGAGCTCCGCAGCGAGTTCCCCGACGCCGCCGAGCTCGTCCTGGCCCTCACCAAGATCAAGGACAGCCGGGTCCACACCTACCAGAAGCTCTTCAGCTTCGTGCTCCAGGACATCCGGGTGCTCCTGGTCAAGCTCGCCGACCGCCTGGACAACCTGGAGAGCCTCCAGATCTTCAAGCGCGACAAGCAGGTGCGCATCGCCCGCGAGAGCGCGGAGATGTACGCCAACATCTGCCGGCGCCTGTGCATGCTCGACCTGGCCGAGCGGTTGACCGAGAAGATCGGCCCCATCCTCACCCCGGAGCAGTTCGCCATCTTCCAGCGGGCGCAGCTGGAGCTCAAGGAGGGGTGGGTGCGCCCCCTGGAGGAGCTCCGGGCCAAGCTCGCGGCCGTCTTCCCCGGCGACCTGGGGGTTCGGGCGGAGTACCGCTGGAACCGCTTCCGTCCCGACGTGGCGCCCGTACCCGAGAACCTCTTCACGGTGCGCCTGGTGACCGAGACCAGCGAAGACGCCTACCGAGCCCTGGGGCGCATCCACCTCAACTTCCGGGCGCTGCCCGGCACCTTTGCCGACACCTTGAGCGTACCCCGGAAGAACGGGTACCGGGCCCTGGAGACCCGGGTGTCCTACCAGGGCCGCATCGTGAACTTCTACCTGGCCAGCAGGGCCGCCGACCGGTTCAACCGCCTGGGGCTCCTCTCCATGGACATCACCAGCCCCCAGTTCAACCTCGAATACATGGACGACCTGCGGGAGTTCCTGCAGAACGAGGCCATGGACATCCAGGACTTCCTGCGATTCCACCGGCCCGACGCCGTCCAGGTGACGAGCCCCAAGGGGGAGGTGTTCAGCCTCGAGGAGGGGGCCACCGCCCTGGACTACGCCTTTGCCGTGCACGAACAACTGGGGCTGCGCGCGCTGGCCGCCCGGGTGAACAACCACGAGGTGCCCCTGGCCACGGTGCTGCGCCCGGGGGACCGGGTGGAGATCGTCACCGCCGGGCAAAACGTGGCCGACGACCGGTACCTGGCCTGGGCCCATACCCGCAAGGCGCTGGCGAGCCTGCGCCGGGCCATGAACCGACGCCAGGCCGAGCGGGCGGCGCAGACGGGGCGCCACTGGCTGCTCCAGGCTGCCCGGTCCCACGGCCTCTCCCCGGACGACGCCCTCCAGGCGGTGGCCCAGCGCGCCGCCGCCGCGGATCTGAGCGAGGACGAGGTCTACGCCAGGGTCTGCCTGGGGCAGGAGGACATCGGAGACATCCTGGGGCTGCCCCCCGGCGGCGGCCGCAAGCTCCCCGGCAGCGCGCTGCTGCGGCGGTGGCGGGGCCGCGACGACGACCGCCGCAAGGTGCGCCGCTACGACTTCAGCGACCCCCACATCCGCTTCTGCCCCCGCTGCATCCCCCTGGAGGGCGACGAAATCCAGGGGGTGCCCGAGGAAGGGCGCCTGCTCGTGCACCGCCAGGAGTGCCCCCTGCTCGCCGACTCCCTCCGCCTGCCCCTGGCCTGGGACCGGACCGAGCGGGGCGCTCCCCGGGACGTGGACACCGTGGAGATGGAGCTTCGCCTCTCGGACGGCCCGGGCATCCTCTACT
- a CDS encoding DUF815 domain-containing protein — protein MTADPPLLPALLARLDRIAERLDAALGPRGGETLHRAPTPPAASECRTFVWEGAGGFRAVGRPAAADPALLTGIARQKAAFYANIERFARGLPAHDVLLWGERGTGKSSLVRSLPLAVPREELVLLAVPEHRAPDLPRVLDALALDSRRWVLYLDDLSFGTPGERYRELKVLLEGGLEERPANTLVAATSNRRHLVPEAFPGDDELHPEESVAETVSLADRFGLSLGFYPFDEATYLEAVGRHLAALGAATPPGWEAEAVRWAMARGIRSGRTAQQAARELAGRGALPLPAKSV, from the coding sequence ATGACCGCCGACCCCCCTCTGCTGCCCGCTCTGCTGGCCCGCCTGGACCGGATCGCCGAGCGCCTCGACGCCGCGCTGGGCCCCCGAGGGGGCGAGACCCTCCACCGCGCCCCGACGCCCCCTGCGGCCTCCGAGTGCCGCACCTTCGTCTGGGAGGGCGCGGGGGGATTTCGGGCCGTGGGCCGACCCGCGGCGGCCGACCCCGCCTTGTTGACAGGCATCGCACGCCAGAAGGCGGCCTTCTATGCCAACATCGAGCGGTTCGCCCGGGGCCTGCCGGCCCACGACGTGCTCCTGTGGGGAGAGCGGGGCACGGGCAAGTCGTCCCTGGTACGTTCCCTGCCGCTGGCGGTGCCCCGTGAGGAGCTCGTGCTCCTGGCGGTTCCGGAACATCGCGCCCCGGACCTTCCCCGGGTGCTGGACGCCCTGGCCCTGGACTCGCGGCGCTGGGTGCTCTACCTGGACGACCTCTCCTTCGGGACCCCGGGGGAGAGGTACCGGGAGCTCAAGGTGCTTCTGGAGGGAGGGCTCGAGGAACGGCCCGCAAACACCCTGGTGGCGGCCACCTCGAACCGCCGGCACCTGGTCCCCGAGGCCTTTCCCGGCGACGACGAGCTCCATCCGGAAGAATCCGTGGCCGAGACCGTGAGCCTGGCAGACCGGTTCGGCCTCTCCCTGGGGTTCTACCCCTTCGACGAGGCCACCTACCTGGAGGCCGTGGGCCGACATCTGGCGGCGCTGGGGGCGGCCACGCCCCCGGGCTGGGAAGCCGAGGCGGTGCGCTGGGCCATGGCCCGGGGCATCCGGTCGGGCCGCACGGCCCAACAGGCAGCCCGGGAGCTCGCAGGGCGCGGAGCCCTACCGCTTCCCGCCAAATCGGTATAG
- a CDS encoding M48 family metalloprotease, giving the protein MYGSVLTFLIAIAVQALAPHAAGAAWSLGEAVHQLVYLLAAWVALRIRFRGLMARALHDEAEARSLRASFSGMVQGYQGVMLVPFALLMYATSYPELVARALGEHSAALGSAAGVLPFVFLLGVLWWEAYPLQGVLLGRSGTRWGFVVAHARMELPILLPWLALMGLLDLVATLWPRGYAALEANPLLQLLYAPVFLTLVGIFLPVLVKAMWGCAPVPPGPLRDHLEGLSAGLRLRVREILYWPLLEGRVMTAGIVGLLPRFRYLLLTPALVEILSPEEVDAVVAHETGHVRHRHLWFFLLFFVGYVCLAGIFFRLSEAGIAWWGLADPEALRRPQASLYTSAAMTLGLLGLLFAYFRFLFGAVSRAFERQADAFALEVTGRPGPLVSALERVSFHSGDIRDLPSWHHGSIAERVDFLVTAARDPGVLSRHHRKVRRLTRWFALGVLLAAALVVALHTGPLHRDLNRFVAERGLLHRVAQEPRDAPSWFLLGSLYQETGRERDAQAAYQEVIRLAPRNAEALNNLAWLYVTARDPALQRPERALALAEMAARILASPHILDTLAEARWRARDREGALRAIDAALARNPANPGYYLRQRQKFLEEAPPP; this is encoded by the coding sequence ATGTACGGAAGCGTCCTCACCTTTCTGATCGCCATTGCCGTGCAGGCGCTGGCGCCCCACGCCGCGGGCGCAGCGTGGAGCCTCGGGGAGGCGGTTCACCAGCTCGTCTATCTCCTGGCCGCGTGGGTGGCCCTGCGCATCCGGTTTCGCGGCCTCATGGCCCGGGCCCTCCACGACGAGGCCGAGGCCCGAAGCCTCCGGGCGTCCTTCTCGGGGATGGTGCAGGGGTACCAGGGGGTGATGCTGGTGCCCTTTGCGCTGCTCATGTACGCCACGAGCTACCCGGAGCTCGTAGCCCGGGCCCTGGGCGAACACTCCGCGGCCCTGGGGAGCGCGGCCGGCGTGCTCCCCTTCGTCTTCCTCCTCGGGGTGCTGTGGTGGGAGGCGTACCCGCTCCAGGGGGTGCTGCTGGGCCGCAGCGGCACGCGCTGGGGGTTCGTGGTGGCCCACGCCCGGATGGAGCTCCCGATCCTGCTCCCCTGGCTGGCCCTCATGGGCCTCCTGGACCTGGTGGCCACCCTCTGGCCCCGGGGATATGCGGCACTCGAAGCCAACCCCCTGCTCCAACTCCTCTACGCGCCGGTCTTCCTGACCCTGGTGGGCATCTTCCTCCCTGTGCTGGTCAAGGCCATGTGGGGGTGCGCGCCGGTGCCCCCGGGCCCCCTGCGGGACCACCTGGAGGGGCTGAGCGCCGGGCTGCGGCTCCGGGTGCGCGAGATCCTGTACTGGCCGCTCCTGGAGGGGCGGGTGATGACCGCGGGGATCGTGGGCCTGCTGCCCCGCTTCCGCTACCTCCTGCTCACGCCGGCGCTCGTGGAGATCCTCTCCCCGGAGGAGGTCGACGCCGTGGTGGCCCACGAGACCGGCCACGTGCGCCACCGCCACCTCTGGTTCTTCCTGCTCTTCTTCGTCGGGTACGTGTGCCTGGCGGGGATCTTCTTTCGCCTCTCCGAGGCGGGCATCGCCTGGTGGGGCCTCGCCGACCCCGAGGCGCTGCGCCGGCCCCAGGCGAGCCTCTACACCTCGGCGGCCATGACCCTGGGGCTCCTGGGGCTCTTGTTCGCCTACTTCCGGTTCCTCTTCGGAGCGGTGAGCCGGGCCTTCGAGCGCCAGGCCGACGCGTTCGCCCTGGAGGTCACGGGCCGGCCCGGGCCCCTGGTCTCGGCCCTGGAGCGGGTGAGCTTCCACTCGGGGGACATCCGGGATCTTCCCTCGTGGCACCACGGCTCCATCGCCGAACGGGTCGACTTTCTCGTAACGGCGGCTCGGGACCCCGGCGTGCTTTCCCGGCACCACCGCAAGGTGCGCCGCCTCACCCGGTGGTTCGCCCTCGGAGTGCTCCTGGCGGCAGCCCTCGTGGTGGCGCTCCACACGGGGCCGCTGCACCGGGATCTCAACCGCTTCGTGGCCGAGCGGGGGCTGCTCCACCGGGTCGCCCAGGAACCCCGGGACGCCCCCTCCTGGTTCCTCCTGGGGAGCCTGTACCAGGAGACCGGGCGGGAGCGAGACGCCCAGGCCGCCTACCAGGAGGTCATCCGGCTTGCGCCCCGAAACGCGGAGGCCCTGAACAACCTGGCGTGGCTGTACGTGACCGCCCGGGACCCGGCCCTCCAACGGCCCGAGCGGGCGCTGGCCCTGGCGGAGATGGCCGCACGGATCTTGGCTTCCCCCCACATCCTCGACACCCTGGCCGAGGCGCGTTGGCGGGCGAGAGACCGGGAGGGGGCGCTGCGGGCCATCGACGCGGCGCTGGCCCGAAACCCCGCGAATCCCGGCTACTATCTGCGCCAGCGCCAGAAGTTCCTCGAGGAGGCGCCTCCCCCATGA